The Sus scrofa isolate TJ Tabasco breed Duroc unplaced genomic scaffold, Sscrofa11.1 Contig1914, whole genome shotgun sequence genome includes a window with the following:
- the LOC100518848 gene encoding 40S ribosomal protein S21: protein MQNDAGEFVDLYVPRKCSASNRIIGAKDHASIQMNVAEVDKVTGRFNGQFKTYAICGAIRRMGESDDSILRLAKADGIVSKNF from the coding sequence ATGCAGAACGACGCGGGCGAGTTCGTGGACCTATACGTGCCTCGAAAATGCTCCGCCAGCAACCGCATCATCGGCGCCAAGGACCACGCGTCCATCCAGATGAACGTGGCCGAGGTTGACAAGGTGACAGGCAGGTTCAACGGCCAGTTTAAAACCTACGCCATCTGTGGTGCCATTCGCAGGATGGGAGAGTCAGACGACTCCATTCTCCGGCTGGCCAAGGCCGACGGCATCGTCTCAAAGAACTTCTGA